A single Maniola hyperantus chromosome 11, iAphHyp1.2, whole genome shotgun sequence DNA region contains:
- the LOC138403049 gene encoding uncharacterized protein codes for MPRASTERAPSRDSAHITESLSLEVRPETQPPVWPEYSREHGWQRGQKRGLHAAMRLGAQPAGQLGGAAAGAAGSANVGVAKSAVAGAAWSATVDAAAGTARSAAGSMAVGAARSAAAGAAGSSAAGADGSAAVGAAGSAAVDAAGSAAGSTAVGAAGSAAGSAAVGAAVGAAGSAAAGAAGSAAGSTAVGAAGSAAGSAAVGAAVGAAGSAAVGAAKSAASAAVGAAKNAAVGAAKSAAVGAAESSAAAVRLVVQPEQPREAEKSANSNGDNCASM; via the exons atgccaagagcaagtaccgaacgggcgccctcccgcgattcggcccatataaccgagag CCTCAGCCTGGAAGTGCGGCCGGAGACGCAGCCGCCGGTGTGGCCGGAGTACAGCCGGGAACACGGCTGGCAACGCGGCCAGAAGCGCGGCCTCCACGCCGCGATGCGACTGGGAGCGCAGCCGGCAGGACAGCTGGGCGGTgcggccgccggtgcagccgGGAGCGCAAACGTCGGCGTGGCCAAAAGCGCGGTCGCTGGTGCGGCCTGGAGCGCGACCGTTGACGCGGCCGCTGGCACGGCCaggagcgcggccgggagcatggccgtcggcgcggccagaAGTGCGGCCGCCGGCGCGGCCGGGAGCTCGGCCGCCGGTGCAgacgggagcgcggccgtcggtgcggccgggagcgcggccgtcgatgcggctgggagcgcggccgggagcacggccgttggcgcagccgggagtgcggcTGGGAGTGCGGCCGTCggtgcggccgtcggcgcggctgggagcgcggccgccggtgcagccgggagcgcggccgggagcacggccgttggcgcagccgggagtgcggccgggaGCGCAGCCGTTggtgcggccgtcggcgcggctgggagcgcggccgtcggcgcggctaagagcgcggcc agcgcggccgtcggcgcggctaagaacgcggccgtcggcgcggctaagagcgcggccgtcggcgcggccgaGAGCTCGGCCGCCGCGGTGCGGCTGGTAGTCCAACCAGAGCAACCGAGGGAAGCAGAAAAGTCTGCTAATTCAAATGGTGATAATTGTGCATCGATGTAA